Genomic segment of Pithys albifrons albifrons isolate INPA30051 chromosome 28, PitAlb_v1, whole genome shotgun sequence:
CACATACCTTTTAATTTTAAGGACTTACATCCTGTGCAAAAAACCAGACCCAGCTCTCGCGGAGCAAACGACAGACCCACAGTCATAAATAAAGACTGAGCCTGCCACTCTATTCCAGATCATTGATGAACCACTTGGCTTTGCTAAGAAACTCATGGGGAAATGTAGCATCATGTAGATGTGAAGGTGACTCTAAAGCTTCATGTGAATATATGtgttatttcaaaatacagaaagaagtATTGTCTAGTGTTGgcctttgtttgttttttttttacatgaggATTGGTTGAGTCCactgaaaaataagataaatgtGTTCTTTGCTGTTTGTAACCAGCAGCTCACAACCTCACTGACTGTTCTCCCAGCCTTTGTCTTCTCTGTCCATTTAGACTAAACTTGAGTCTGGTCAACTTATGCTGTAGCCAGTGTTATCACATTTtcatgaataataaaaaatattagatGGATTTTGTATTGATTCAGCCTAGTGAATTCTCCCATGACAGTCAAAAACCAGCCTGTACAGTTTCACTTGGTGTCCTGCCTAGGATGGCAGAGAAATTGCACTAATTGTTACAGCAGAGCTGACACAGCCCATTTTTAGGGAACATGGGTTGAACTGTAAATAGGTCATTAAAGGCCAGGCTacttttttctccatctttaaataataaaagtagtccagaaaaggcagaaaagggagTGCATAATTCTGTTACTTATCTTAGAGAGTGTTGGCATCTGTTCCTTTAGCTGAGATCAGTCATCTCATTTTTTTATCTGATGTAACCTTTGTCCCAGGCCAAAGCTCTGTCTTGTTACACAATTCAACTCGATAGATAAACAAGCCAAAGGAAGCCACTGCACAAGTAGATCAGAATTTGGTACATGGTCCCTAATGAACACTGATGGAACAGATTGctttcagcagaaaaacagGTCCCACCTAAAGAGCAGGAAATTATTCGTTAGAACGATGCACAGGGAACTTTGCCAATGTGTTTTTGATAAATTGAGGAAAGAGGGAGCAACACTGCACCAAATTCCTGCAGACTCCAAGGGCACAAGGATttggaggaagaagagaggggACTGAGGGCAGGGGAAGCCATCCTGCCCTTCTGAGAACAAGCTGACTGGGCCTGCTCTTCCTTCCAACATTGCAACCAGATGTCAACTCCAAAATGCCAGGGAATACCACGGACCAGTGTTGTCCATGCATCCTTCACAGCACCATGTAACCCAGGAGCTATTTCCACTCACCCTCAAAGAGCTGGACAATTTATACTGGACTTCCCCATGCTCAGACACATTCCTGTTGTGAGAGCTTGTCCTTAGGGAGCAAAAAGCACAAACACCTTGAGCAGAAACCTCCTGGAACAGTGAAAATGGGAGAGCCAAAGACAGAGGACACACAATCCCTCCTCTATTCTGATTAGCAGATGCAGCTGTCCCAAATTCCTGCAGCTACAGGAATTTGTAAGAGTTGGCTGATGGCTGCCACTAAAAGCTGTGTATGCCCCTACAGAGCTCTTGGCATGGGAAAGGGAGAGACAGATGGATGCTCTGGGATGAGTTTGGgactcagcagcagccacaccacAAACAGATTCTCTGTCACTTCCAAGGGCTGTACCACACTCAGCCCTCCAGGTACACACGATTGCTGTGCTGTGGTTGGCAGTGTTTCACAATGTATATGAGGTGGTTGTGCTGAGTCTCAGCACAGCTCATGGTGAGGAAACATCTGCATGAAAACCCACCATCCCAGAGTTGGTTTGAGGAGGGGGAAGCCTGTGGTGAGCCACCCTCCCTGGCATTTCTAACTTACTGGTATGGGGAAGTCACATTTGTTCAAGCCAGGTAAATCTTCAGACCTTATTTCTCAGTTGTTGCCAGGCAGCAGAGTAACACTGCttgtaattttaaacaaaaattaaactaaatttaaaaatatcatgCATAAACCACAACCACCCCCTTCTGAATCTCTTCACAGCTAAAAATGCTAACTGGTATGGCATCTTCTCTATCAAACACGACTTGAAGAAACTGCCATGACTGAAATGAGAGCAGATAATTGCAAAGCAAAGACAACAAGTTATAGTGTGGAACAGTCTGTGGCCTCACCCACACCACCACACAGCaaatttcagaacagaaaagtgTTTAGACACATTTTTCAGCGGTCCCCTGGACTTCCAGCAGCTGTTtggaggaggagacaggacaacCCACGGGCAGAGGTGGAGCCCCTGTTCTGCTGATGGGTCAGCAGCAAAGCACCAGTTTAAGGGGAATTAAACCCAGTGCCCATCCACGGCTTGGTGCTGCCATCAGGTGGCACATCCGGCCTCGCTCCTCTGGAGCCTCTCAGatatttcagcagcagcacatgggaGTTTGCAGGACACGAGGCACTTGTCCTGCTCCAGACGTCCCTCTAGAGAGGTGTTTGAACAGCAAATATCAGCGTTTTCAGGGAAGAGAAATACTTGCAAGAATCTGGCACTCTCTGAGGACCACAAACAAGGTTTCTGAGAGCTGAGCCAGCAGGAAACTTTGCTCCCATTCAGCCTTGAGCAGTTGGAGATTCTTGCACTCCCTGGGACAACAAACTTTCCATCCATGGGAATGTGCAGAGAAGCTTCTCTATGGCTGTTAAAACAGAGTCACTCGTGGTAATTTATTCCCTAGTTTATGACCAAAGGATGATTCTTAACTTTTTACAATGCATGTAGAACATTGTGGGCAATAACACATCCATGAGCATTTCCAGAGGTTTTTGACTGCCACACTGTGATTGTGCATTTCTTTTACAGGACCCAATCAGGAAACAGACATTTGCACACAAACATTTCATTATCATCCCTTCAATAACAGAAAATAACTAACCAGAGCACTTGGCAATCAAAAAAAATATGCCAAGTGCTATAGTGGTGACAGAAAAGGGAAACACAATGGCAGAGAGATGGATAGATGtagagaaacattttcatttctcaaTTCTCTTTGGTAGTTCACACAAACGGAAACTTTACAAGTGCAGGGAGATTTCTACAGATGAGGAAATAATGTATAAAAACCCCTCAATTTACCCACAACCTTTGGCAATCAGCTTGGAACAGGAGACCTTAATTTCCCCTCATAAAAATAGCTGATGTTACAGATGGCAGTGCTGGCCTTCTGAGAGCACTGCAGGCCATGGTGTAACGTTCTGGTGGTTTTGGATGTTCAGAAAgtggaaacatttttatttcacttggaACTTCACCATCACACAGCCAGTGGTGTCTGAGTCCGCTGGAAGACCAGAGTGCTGTAGGTAATCTCATTCTGAGGATGTGAAAAAAGCCACAAACATTACAGTGTTAAGCACTGCACGTCAACAGGAATTTAGCACTTTTAATTTGTCCTCAGCACCACATACCATGAAGAGTCTATCCTTGCACGTGGGAAATTAGTAAACACTATGCTAGTTTACCCCAGTGATAGTCTAGCTCAGGATTCTGGGTCAAGTCTCTTCCAGGGGCTTCCACAGAATTAATATCACAAAGGCAAACCACAGAAATGCTTGCCTTTTAAAAAGATTTCTCCTAACTTGCCTAATCAGAGGTTTAGTTACGCTCCAGAACCCTTGAAATATGCAGGGGCATTTCAGCTGAGTGGTAATAGAGGAGCATCATCCCTCCTGTTGTCCAAGTACCTCCTCAAGTAACTCCCTGGACTACTATAACCACAAGCTGAAGCCTTAGGTGTCCAAAGAAAGCCCTTTTCCTTAGTCAAAAGAACCACTGACTAACACTCAAGTCTCCCTAGCAAGTGACTTTTCCCTCCTACCCCCAAATGAATATTTACCACCCTGCCAAGACTGTGAAATCTCTGCATCAAGTGTTAGAAATAACAGTTGTGATGTTTACCTGGGTGTTCCTGGCAAATTCCTCAGGTGCTTCCTCTTGTAAGTTTTGGTGGGATTTCTTGTACtctgggaaggagagggagagcagCCTCAGCTGTGTGCACTGTGTGTGGAGAGGCTCAGTGGTGGGTGACAGACACCTGCTTTGTAAAGCCTGTTACAGGCCTGCACTGCAAAGTGGGCAGAGGTTGGGCTACCAAGTCCCTGCCCACCTGTTGGAAGTGGCCAGGATGAAAGTTAGGATGAGAAAAACCCacatccaaaaaaaccctcaactcATCTGTGGTCAAGTTAATTCTCCCATGAAAGCAACCCCTGGAAGGAATGACCTGTTCACCAATACATGAGTTTTTCAAGGCAGATACAATTTGAAATTTCAAAGTAACTTCTGTGGTTATCATCACTCTGCTGTTATTCCCTCAACTGTGCCACTTACTTTTCCTGCAGAGGTAGATGATTGCAAAGACCAGGACAGTCAGGAGAATCCCAGAGACGAAGGCCAGTGACAAGTACAGTATTTCATGGCTGTTGATACACAGAAAATAGTCAGAATTCTCAGTTTTAACAGAGGTGTTGGAGCATCAGCAGTGCTCAAATTCACCAAACTTTATGGAGTGTAAGACTTTTATCCCCAAACTTATGAGGTTAATGTGTGTATCTGCATTAAGCATCACTAGTGCACAGATTAAGAAATTCCAATGAACTTTTTAAAACCCCAGGATATTAAATAAATGACATATAAACCCTCCCTTGCAGAAGGAGGCTGCAGTCTCAGGCAACTCTGGGTTTGGAGTCAGGAAATAAAGGTGAAGCATTTACTTTTCAATGGAGCATTTAACTTCTGGAGCTTGTAAGTCAGATGCAGTGGTGGGGACGGTGGTACGGACAGTGGTGGGGACAGTGGGAGTAGTGGAAGTTGGTCTAActggaatagaaaaaaaataatcaaaaaactTGTTTGAAAACATATAAATTTCTCCAGTAGCATTACAAGCAACAAGAACTACATTCAGCCATGTGGCTGTACAAGGCAGTGTTATTTTATGCATAATACTTGTCTAGCAGAGGGCTGAAAGTGGAACCACCAGACAGGAAAATTGAGTTGTTCATATCATGACTGTCTCAAGGCAGCCTTTGGCAGCCATGCAGCTCTTCCACACATCTGCCAAGCCACCTCCACAGCAGCCCTTGGGGCAGCACAACAGCTTGGTCAAAAACTCTGCAGCtaagaaaattgcttttaaaataaaatacctgtAGTTTCTTTTGAGTAACTGCCTCCCATTCTCTCCAAGCACTAATGGACATGAAGAGAAACTGCAAGAAGGGGACAGAAAAAAgtttatacatttatatacatttatatacatatatatttgtacATGAGCAAAACCAACCTGTCACCCTCTTTTCACTTTAAGATATAGTTTTTACCCATTTTTTAGGAATCTTATAAAACTGGCACAAAgccacacaaacccagcagctTCTCAGCATCAGTCCTGCTTCTCAGTGTCTTGTTCCTGCCCATGTGGTCACTCAGCCTTCATGGGCACATTGCCTACTTCCCAAAAAAAATGAGGACATTTAAGAATTAAAAAGCACCCACAGGATTATTTTTGCAACAGCTAAAACCCAGTGCACTTTATGAACATTTTCATAATAAGCAGCTTTGAAAAATTCCCCCCTGgatgttttcatttctgaagtTAAATTGACTTTTCCCACCAAGGCAGGAACAGTTAACTTTCTTCTCAAATTTGGGGGCAGAATCTTAAGGACAGGGATAAAAGACAGGGATTCTTAGTCTACTATAAAATCCCTACCCTGGTATTTCTCACCACATGGTTTGCAAAACACATGTTGAGAATAATGTGAAAATACCACAACATGAAAATATCAACACCCTGTTCTTTGCTGCTGCCACTTTTCCTACAGCACCCCATTGTTGCCCACCTTCCAGAAACCACAAAGAACTCCCAGTTTCCTACCCCAAGCCTCACAGTGAGTTGTGTTTGCAGTAATAAAAGGAACAAGAAATGGTACAGCTCCATCTTACCTCCCACCATGGAAGTGCTGGTGGAAAACACCCAGGGAGTGTCAGCACACAAGTTTAACTACTTGCTTTTTGAGAAGAATCTGTCACACCAGTTAAAAGCCCCAATGTCATTGAGATGCAGGGTTACAAAAATGGGGAAGTTGAGCAACTTcacttttcttatttaaattatCACAAAACAGGAAACTCAGCACCTGCATTCTCTAGAACTGTTGGATCTAAAAAAAATGTAAGGCAGGTTCAGCTTAGGCTGGCTCACAGAAAGGTTCTTAAACACCTTTTTTTGTGGTGGTGTATTGAAAAGTGTAAAGTGCACTGCAAATTGCACCAATTCATAAAGCAGTGGGTATTAGACACACCCCACTCTGCTCTCTTCAGTTCATGTACTAAATAAATCACTTCCCAGCACACAAAGGATGAATTGGTGCAGGTCAGTGCTTTGCTCAGCTGGGATATTTGAATTATAACACAATCTTGCAGGGAAAAGTTTCCTATGAAAAGAAAACGGAGAGGCTGACTCTGTGTATTATCATAATacacatgaaattatttttcttcacacacaggaaaaaaagagtgttttttttctctgtgaaaatccagaaaaatcCAATCCTCTGGAATGAGTTTACCCATTGCCCTGTTTTAAACTTAATATTGACAAGCTCAGCTGTTTTCTGGTAGCTTCTGACGTGTTTCCTGCCAGATGATTCTTTTCCCAGAACCAAGACACTTGCATCACTAAAGCTTTGTTGTGAAAGGGGCATTTTCAGCTCATTTTGAACACAAGGACATTCATTCAGAGCTCCTCCAACTCCAGGACCAGGTCCATGGCAGCACAAGTCACTCTGATTTTACAACGTGTCTGCAATGACAGCAGGTAACTGTGGGTTGTTATGGCAGAGTTTAACCCAAGTGATCAGTTTTAGCACCagaatttttctctgaatttctgtatcttatctctggaagtgttcatgaCCAAACAAGGAATCCAACAAGATCACACACGCTGCAGTTGCAACTAATCCCCCACTACAAACCAACTGCAGGTTGGTGTGACCCATGCAGTGACTCCAAACACAAAGAGGCAATGACTGTTGCAAGTGAAACACTGAAACACAGCAGaggggttgttttttgtttgtttaatgaCAGTTTAGAACCATACAGTTTCCACCAGTAAGGATTGAGACATGTCAGTGGGATCAGACAAGGTCACACCGCGGCGTGTGCGCCCTTCGAGAGCGCCTTCAGGTCCAAGATGCACTTGGCAATGCTCTCCTTCTGCTgcaagagagaggaaaacagccTTCAGAAGATATTCCAACAAGCAAAAAACGCTTCTTAGTGCATTTAGATAATCCTTTTTAGACCCATGAGTTACAGATTAAAGGGGGTATAATTATAGCTAATGAAGTCAGAGATTACATCCAAAGACCTGCATTAAAGCAGGAATggaaatcatggaatcccagaatggtttggattcagagggaccttaaagctcatcccattccagcccctgccatgggcagggacacctcccaccagcccaggttgctccaagctctgtccagcctggcctgggacacttccagggatggggcagccacagcttctctgggcaacaaaagcacacagagctggggacatGTTTTCgttcttttttttgttctgtttcattcCTTAAGAGCAAGGACATCCAGAGCCCATCTGCAGACCTTGATCTGCCGTGGTATCACGCAGAGAACTCTATGAGTGAGTCCCCTGCCCTGTTAGCTACACATCTCatcacagctcagctctgtgctgctgcaacaAATGCTACACACAATTCTAGTAAATCACCAGCAACACAAGGAGCTGGTACCCAGAAATGGGTTGTTGGCTCTTACTCAGCAGGAGGAATGTTCTGCAACCACATTTGGAAGTTGCCCAAGGACATCCACCATCTTCTGGCTTAAAGCAGAATGCCTGAACAGCAAATCTTTGTACAGACTAAAATGTAAAGCAGATAAAAACCAGCAAGTACCTGTTGGGGTGTGATGCTCTGAACAACGTTCTTCTCCACCCACTGAATCATGTGATCCTGTTCCTTCTGCCGCTTTAGGGCCTGCATGGCCACCTGGTAGTCCAGCCTCTTCTTCACCTCG
This window contains:
- the C28H1orf162 gene encoding transmembrane protein C1orf162 homolog, which gives rise to MGGSYSKETTVRPTSTTPTVPTTVRTTVPTTASDLQAPEVKCSIENHEILYLSLAFVSGILLTVLVFAIIYLCRKKYKKSHQNLQEEAPEEFARNTQNEITYSTLVFQRTQTPLAV